A portion of the Streptococcus urinalis 2285-97 genome contains these proteins:
- a CDS encoding magnesium transporter CorA family protein: protein MRQMFLSSALEFKEISTFEPGAWVNLVTPSQEETTAVAQEFDIDISDLRAPLDVEETSRIAIEDDYTLIIVDVPTYEERNSKTYYVTIPLGIIVTENAVITTCLQELTLFDHFFNKRVKNFYTFMKTRFVFQLLYRNAELFLSALRTIDRQSDRLEAQLEAATRNEELIDMMELVKSIVYLKASLKFNERIVKKLSSSSSSLKKYIEDEDLLEDTLIETQQAIEMAGIYENVLNAMTETTASIINNNQNTIMKTLALMTMALNVPTVIFSAYGMNFKNNTMPFNGLENAFWVIVLLAVIGSSSVVVYFIRKNWF, encoded by the coding sequence ATGAGACAAATGTTTTTGTCTTCAGCATTAGAATTCAAAGAAATCAGTACCTTTGAGCCAGGCGCTTGGGTAAACTTGGTAACCCCCTCCCAGGAAGAAACGACTGCTGTTGCCCAAGAGTTTGATATTGATATCTCTGACTTAAGAGCACCTCTCGATGTGGAAGAAACATCTCGTATTGCAATTGAAGATGATTATACACTTATCATTGTCGACGTTCCGACTTATGAAGAGCGTAACAGTAAGACATACTATGTCACAATACCTTTAGGCATTATTGTTACTGAAAATGCGGTAATCACGACTTGTTTACAAGAATTAACCTTATTTGATCATTTTTTCAATAAACGCGTTAAAAATTTCTACACTTTTATGAAAACACGCTTTGTTTTCCAACTCTTATATCGAAATGCTGAGCTTTTCCTTAGTGCCTTGAGGACAATTGACAGACAAAGTGATCGCTTGGAAGCACAACTTGAAGCCGCTACCCGAAACGAAGAACTCATTGATATGATGGAGTTGGTAAAATCCATTGTCTATCTTAAAGCATCGCTAAAATTCAACGAGCGGATTGTCAAAAAATTATCCAGTAGTTCCAGCTCTTTAAAAAAATATATTGAAGATGAAGATTTACTAGAAGACACACTGATCGAGACCCAACAGGCCATTGAGATGGCAGGTATCTATGAAAATGTCTTAAATGCAATGACTGAAACAACTGCTTCTATTATTAATAATAACCAGAACACCATTATGAAAACTTTAGCCTTGATGACAATGGCTTTAAATGTTCCAACAGTTATCTTTTCTGCCTATGGTATGAACTTTAAAAATAATACCATGCCATTTAACGGGTTAGAAAATGCTTTTTGGGTAATTGTTTTATTAGCCGTAATCGGATCATCTTCAGTAGTCGTATATTTTATCAGAAAAAATTGGTTCTAA
- a CDS encoding DUF1129 domain-containing protein encodes MNIQELTRKNQDFVNIATHYLIQDGKTDQEIKSILEAVLPDIIENQKKGIPARSFLGAPTTWASQFTAKTIEANKQEQPKNDNPWLMWLDTSLLFTGFVALLNGLMSLFGNNGSQTGLLSLLALGFGGGASMYLTYYFVYRHMGKPKDQRPRWYKIIGYLVLAMAAWILIFSASALLPAVLNPKLPAIALIIIGGIAFALRYYLQKKYNILNAMAPQQVQK; translated from the coding sequence ATGAATATTCAAGAATTAACAAGAAAAAATCAAGATTTTGTCAACATTGCGACACACTATCTCATCCAAGATGGAAAAACAGATCAAGAAATTAAAAGCATCCTAGAAGCTGTACTTCCTGATATTATCGAAAATCAGAAAAAAGGAATTCCTGCTCGCAGTTTTTTAGGTGCTCCAACAACTTGGGCAAGCCAATTTACAGCTAAAACAATTGAAGCCAATAAACAAGAACAACCTAAAAATGACAATCCTTGGTTAATGTGGTTAGACACATCACTTCTCTTTACTGGATTTGTTGCATTATTAAATGGCCTAATGTCTCTTTTTGGTAACAATGGATCACAAACTGGTCTCTTATCGTTACTTGCTTTAGGTTTTGGTGGTGGTGCATCTATGTACCTAACCTATTATTTTGTTTATAGACATATGGGTAAGCCAAAAGATCAAAGACCACGTTGGTATAAAATTATTGGTTATCTTGTCTTGGCTATGGCAGCATGGATTCTCATCTTCTCAGCATCAGCGCTCTTACCAGCCGTCTTAAACCCTAAATTACCTGCTATTGCTTTAATTATTATTGGTGGTATCGCATTTGCACTTCGCTATTACCTTCAAAAGAAATACAATATTCTCAACGCAATGGCACCTCAACAAGTTCAAAAATAA
- a CDS encoding alpha/beta hydrolase, producing the protein MKKIRLSKYFVTLLVLVLGLSVGASFYFFHVAQVRAEKSFISNGQRSKNDPLYSYDQAFDNLPKTTKKMTNQGLKQVAWYVPAAKKSNKTAIIVHGFANSKANMKAYAWMYHQMGYNVLMPDNMAHGQSQGSLIGYGWNDRLNVIKWTKLLAKDHPNDQITWFGLSMGAATVMMASGENVPKQVSAIVEDCGYSSVWDELKFQAKEMYHLPAFPILYEVSLLSKIRAGFSYKEASSVKQLGKNKIPMLFIHGSKDDFVPTSMVYDSYHATKGPKGLYIVKGAKHARSFQTKPKAYQEHIERFLRKYVK; encoded by the coding sequence ATGAAAAAGATTCGATTATCAAAGTATTTTGTAACACTTTTGGTGCTAGTGTTGGGATTGAGTGTTGGTGCTAGCTTTTATTTTTTCCATGTAGCTCAAGTAAGGGCTGAAAAAAGTTTTATTTCTAATGGTCAACGCTCAAAAAATGATCCTTTGTATTCTTACGATCAAGCTTTTGATAACCTTCCAAAGACCACAAAAAAAATGACTAACCAAGGCTTAAAACAAGTAGCTTGGTATGTTCCGGCAGCAAAAAAGTCTAATAAAACAGCTATTATCGTTCACGGTTTTGCTAATAGTAAAGCTAATATGAAAGCTTATGCTTGGATGTACCATCAAATGGGATATAATGTTTTGATGCCAGATAATATGGCTCATGGTCAAAGCCAGGGTAGTCTAATCGGTTATGGTTGGAATGATCGTCTTAATGTCATCAAATGGACAAAACTTTTAGCTAAAGATCATCCTAATGATCAGATTACTTGGTTTGGTCTATCTATGGGAGCAGCAACAGTAATGATGGCTAGTGGTGAAAACGTACCTAAACAAGTCTCTGCTATTGTTGAAGATTGTGGTTATTCAAGTGTCTGGGATGAACTCAAATTTCAGGCAAAAGAAATGTATCATTTACCAGCTTTTCCAATTTTATATGAAGTTTCATTACTTTCCAAGATAAGAGCAGGTTTTTCTTATAAAGAAGCAAGCTCTGTTAAACAATTGGGCAAAAATAAAATTCCTATGCTCTTTATTCACGGCAGTAAAGATGATTTTGTACCAACCAGCATGGTCTATGATAGTTATCATGCGACCAAAGGTCCTAAAGGATTATACATAGTCAAAGGAGCAAAGCATGCAAGGTCATTTCAAACAAAACCTAAGGCTTATCAAGAACACATAGAGCGCTTTTTAAGAAAATATGTAAAATAA
- the lrgB gene encoding antiholin-like protein LrgB, whose amino-acid sequence MDAFVAILKESPIFGVLLSVGTFFIGQLLFKMTKGFFLFAPLFVAMVLGIATLKATGISFADYNKGGQVISFFLEPATICFAIPLYRKREVLKKYWLQILGGITLGSVIAVYGIYFISTLLHLGRIVTASMLPQAATTAIAMPTSVALGGSGELTSLACILNGVIIYALAKPLINLFKINDPIARGLALGTAGHALGVSAAQEFGQVEESMGSIALVIVGVIVSVVVPMLSGILL is encoded by the coding sequence ATGGATGCATTTGTAGCTATTTTAAAAGAATCACCTATTTTTGGAGTTCTACTCTCAGTTGGAACATTCTTCATTGGACAATTATTGTTTAAAATGACTAAAGGATTCTTCTTATTTGCACCTTTATTTGTCGCAATGGTACTAGGGATTGCTACTTTAAAAGCGACTGGTATTTCATTTGCGGATTACAATAAAGGTGGTCAAGTCATCAGTTTCTTCCTTGAACCAGCAACCATTTGTTTTGCTATTCCCCTTTATCGTAAAAGAGAAGTCTTGAAAAAATACTGGCTCCAAATTTTAGGTGGCATAACATTAGGCAGTGTGATTGCAGTCTATGGTATTTATTTCATCTCAACACTTCTCCACCTTGGTAGAATTGTAACAGCTTCAATGCTTCCTCAGGCAGCAACAACAGCTATTGCAATGCCAACTTCAGTTGCTTTAGGTGGTTCTGGTGAATTAACATCATTAGCCTGTATTCTTAATGGGGTTATCATTTACGCACTTGCCAAACCTCTTATCAATCTCTTCAAAATCAATGATCCGATTGCAAGAGGACTTGCTCTTGGAACTGCAGGCCATGCTTTAGGTGTTTCAGCAGCTCAAGAGTTTGGTCAAGTTGAAGAGTCAATGGGTTCAATTGCACTCGTTATTGTTGGTGTTATTGTCTCAGTGGTGGTTCCAATGTTAAGTGGTATCCTCTTATAA
- the lrgA gene encoding antiholin-like murein hydrolase modulator LrgA gives MKKTYSTIYQTVVIGTIVLISKVIEHLLPFIMPASVIGLVLMFLALSFNIIKLEQVERVGDSLVNNIGLFFVPAGVSVINSLGLLKAHFILDMILIFASTIILLVATGWMTQVILQFEPKSFFKSKNAYNYKDSVKSQKGMATNQAYIK, from the coding sequence ATGAAAAAGACATACTCAACTATCTATCAAACGGTTGTTATTGGAACAATTGTTCTAATCTCAAAAGTTATTGAACACTTGTTACCATTTATTATGCCAGCATCTGTTATTGGTTTGGTTCTTATGTTTTTGGCCTTATCTTTTAACATCATTAAGTTAGAACAAGTTGAACGTGTTGGTGATAGCTTAGTTAATAACATTGGTTTGTTTTTTGTTCCAGCGGGAGTTTCTGTTATCAATTCACTTGGACTTCTAAAAGCACATTTTATTTTAGATATGATTCTAATATTTGCATCAACCATAATCTTACTAGTAGCAACTGGTTGGATGACACAAGTGATTTTGCAATTTGAACCCAAATCATTTTTCAAATCAAAAAATGCTTACAACTATAAAGACTCAGTAAAATCACAAAAAGGTATGGCTACTAATCAAGCCTATATAAAATAA
- a CDS encoding LytR/AlgR family response regulator transcription factor — MKVGIIDDEPLARMELSYLLKQTSQVSEIFEGDSIEEAFQLILVHQPDLLFLDIHLTDESGLDLANKLSEVPNAPLIIFATAYDNHAVEAFEVNALDYVLKPFEQERINRAIEKAANALEQKRPIEHSEKKEQSSGKLTIETDERIYLVAYKDIYYCEVQGKETTIYTKKGRFTCHSTLSSIEKLLPYSTFFKVHRAFIINQDEIKEIQPWFNHTYQVTMVNDGKVPVSRSYLKEFKERLGL, encoded by the coding sequence ATGAAAGTTGGAATTATTGATGACGAACCTTTAGCACGTATGGAATTATCTTATCTGCTAAAGCAAACTAGTCAGGTTTCTGAGATTTTTGAAGGGGATTCCATCGAAGAAGCTTTTCAATTAATATTGGTGCATCAGCCAGATTTACTTTTTTTAGATATTCATTTGACGGATGAAAGTGGATTGGATTTGGCAAATAAGTTAAGTGAAGTTCCCAATGCACCGTTAATTATTTTTGCAACTGCTTATGATAATCATGCTGTGGAAGCATTTGAGGTCAATGCTTTAGATTACGTGTTAAAACCTTTTGAACAAGAAAGAATAAATCGTGCTATTGAAAAGGCTGCTAATGCTCTAGAGCAAAAACGACCAATTGAACATTCAGAAAAAAAGGAACAATCAAGTGGTAAATTAACAATTGAAACTGATGAACGCATCTACTTAGTTGCCTATAAGGATATTTACTATTGTGAAGTTCAAGGAAAAGAAACAACCATTTATACTAAAAAAGGTCGATTTACCTGTCATTCCACTCTGTCTTCAATTGAAAAGTTACTACCATATAGTACTTTTTTTAAGGTACACCGTGCTTTTATCATTAACCAAGATGAAATCAAGGAAATTCAACCTTGGTTTAATCACACTTATCAAGTGACAATGGTTAATGATGGGAAAGTTCCCGTTAGTCGATCTTATCTAAAAGAATTTAAAGAGCGATTGGGCTTGTAG
- a CDS encoding sensor histidine kinase has protein sequence MISLFLPLLERVGLIILLANLLMISPFYKKMMSQRDNLKVRWVLILTFSFFAIISNFTGVLVNAPSNPGSGGLVTLSSHTSIANTRTLTIGMSGLIGGPFVGFFVGLISGTVRWLQGGSAPYTYFISSILIGLFSGLLGRISLKKKSYPSIWQGSLCGALMEIIQMLCISLFMPDKTQALSLIQTIAIPMVFVNALGTGIFLSIIVGTLKQEESTKAVQTHDVLELANKTLPYFRQGLTPESAQKAATEIKRFMRVSAVSVTNTKSILAHVGAASDHHIPSKKIITDLSKEVIETGKIHVVKHKEEIGCHYPNCPLAAAIVVPLYVKNKVAGTFKLYFTDPDDLTYVEEQLASGLGNIFSSQLELGEMAIEQGLLKDVEIKSLQAQVNPHFLFNAINTISALIRIDSEKARYLLLQLSHYFRSNLTSTRQKTITVEEEVSHLKAYLTIEQARFPNRYQVDLDIPEKLQGAYLPPFVMQVLVENALKHAFISRKTDNKVIVKMLSEHNQLKLQVMDNGNGISKDILPKLGKEVITSSKGTGSALENLNRRLVSLYGDKAGFNVSSSEKGTQFEILMPLQMKEQVE, from the coding sequence ATGATTTCATTATTTTTACCCTTGCTTGAACGCGTAGGATTAATAATTTTGTTGGCTAATCTATTAATGATTAGCCCTTTTTATAAGAAAATGATGTCTCAAAGAGACAATTTAAAAGTTCGTTGGGTATTGATACTCACTTTTAGTTTTTTTGCGATTATCAGTAACTTTACGGGTGTCCTTGTCAATGCACCTTCTAATCCTGGTAGTGGTGGTTTAGTGACATTATCGTCTCATACATCAATAGCTAATACAAGAACCTTAACAATAGGGATGTCAGGATTGATTGGAGGACCATTTGTTGGTTTCTTTGTTGGTTTGATATCGGGGACGGTCCGTTGGTTACAAGGAGGAAGTGCACCGTACACCTATTTTATTTCTTCCATTTTGATTGGTTTGTTTTCTGGTCTTCTTGGCAGGATAAGTCTCAAGAAAAAAAGTTATCCTAGTATTTGGCAGGGGAGTTTATGTGGCGCATTGATGGAAATTATCCAGATGCTTTGCATATCTCTTTTTATGCCCGATAAGACACAAGCACTGTCGCTGATTCAAACGATAGCTATTCCTATGGTTTTTGTTAATGCTTTAGGTACTGGTATTTTTCTTTCTATTATTGTTGGAACATTAAAGCAAGAAGAAAGTACAAAAGCTGTTCAGACACATGACGTGTTGGAATTGGCCAATAAAACACTGCCTTATTTTAGACAGGGATTGACTCCTGAATCAGCCCAAAAAGCAGCGACAGAAATCAAACGATTTATGAGAGTCTCCGCAGTTAGCGTCACTAATACAAAATCCATACTAGCTCATGTTGGTGCGGCTAGTGATCATCATATTCCTTCCAAAAAAATCATTACAGACTTATCCAAAGAGGTCATTGAAACTGGGAAAATTCATGTCGTCAAACACAAAGAAGAAATTGGTTGCCATTATCCTAATTGTCCACTAGCTGCAGCCATCGTTGTTCCTTTATATGTCAAAAATAAAGTTGCTGGAACATTTAAGCTCTACTTTACAGATCCAGATGATTTGACCTATGTGGAGGAACAATTGGCAAGTGGGTTAGGCAATATTTTTTCAAGTCAACTGGAACTGGGTGAAATGGCTATTGAACAGGGATTACTAAAAGATGTTGAGATAAAGTCTTTGCAAGCTCAGGTCAACCCACATTTTCTATTTAATGCTATAAATACCATATCAGCTTTAATAAGAATTGATAGTGAAAAGGCTCGATACCTCCTTTTACAACTAAGTCACTATTTCCGTTCAAATCTGACAAGTACGCGTCAAAAGACCATTACAGTTGAAGAAGAGGTTAGTCATTTAAAGGCTTATTTGACTATTGAGCAAGCCAGATTTCCAAATCGTTATCAAGTTGATTTGGACATTCCTGAAAAGCTACAAGGAGCTTATCTACCACCTTTTGTCATGCAAGTTCTCGTTGAAAATGCCTTAAAACATGCTTTTATTAGTCGAAAAACAGATAATAAAGTTATTGTAAAAATGCTCTCAGAGCATAATCAACTTAAGCTTCAAGTTATGGATAATGGGAATGGCATTTCCAAAGACATTTTACCAAAATTAGGAAAAGAAGTTATTACCTCCTCAAAAGGGACAGGGTCTGCTCTAGAAAACTTGAACAGACGACTAGTAAGCTTGTATGGTGATAAAGCTGGATTTAACGTATCATCATCAGAAAAAGGGACTCAATTTGAGATTCTGATGCCACTACAAATGAAAGAGCAGGTTGAATAA
- a CDS encoding CTP synthase, with protein MTKYIFVTGGVVSSIGKGIVAASLGRLLKNRGLKVTIQKFDPYINIDPGTMSPYQHGEVYVTDDGAETDLDLGHYERFIDINLNKYSNVTTGKIYSEVLRKERKGEYLGATVQVIPHITDALKEKIKRAATTTDSDVIITEVGGTVGDIESLPFLEALRQMKADVGSDNVMYIHTTLLPYLKAAGEMKTKPTQHSVKELRGLGIQPNMLVIRTEQPVEQNVKNKLAQFCDVNPEAVIESRDVEHLYQIPLNMQAQGMDQIVCDHLKLDVPKADMTEWTQMVDKVMNLKKTTKIALVGKYVELPDAYLSVVEALKHSGYVNDSAIDLNWVNANDVTEKNVADLLGDVDGIIVPGGFGHRGTEGKIQAIHYARENDVPMLGICLGMQLTCVEFARNVLGLENANSSELDPETKYPVIDIMRDQIDIEDMGGTLRLGLYPCKLKQGSKAAAAYDNQEVVQRRHRHRYEFNTKFREQFEEAGFVFSGVSPDNRLMEIVELPDKKFFVAAQYHPELQSRPNRPEELYTAFVTAAVENKA; from the coding sequence ATGACAAAATATATTTTTGTGACAGGTGGTGTTGTCTCATCTATCGGTAAAGGTATCGTTGCAGCCAGTCTTGGTCGATTATTGAAAAACCGTGGTTTAAAAGTAACGATTCAAAAATTTGATCCTTATATCAATATTGACCCAGGAACAATGAGCCCATACCAACATGGTGAAGTTTATGTTACTGATGATGGTGCTGAAACTGACTTAGACTTGGGTCACTATGAACGTTTTATTGATATTAATTTAAATAAATACTCAAATGTGACAACAGGAAAAATTTATAGTGAAGTTCTTCGAAAAGAACGTAAAGGTGAATACTTAGGCGCAACGGTTCAAGTTATTCCACATATCACAGACGCTTTAAAAGAAAAAATCAAACGTGCAGCAACAACGACTGATTCTGATGTTATCATTACTGAAGTTGGTGGGACAGTAGGTGATATTGAAAGTTTGCCATTTTTAGAGGCACTTCGTCAAATGAAAGCAGATGTCGGTTCTGACAATGTGATGTACATTCATACCACATTATTACCTTATTTAAAAGCTGCTGGTGAAATGAAAACAAAACCAACCCAACATTCTGTTAAAGAATTACGTGGTTTAGGGATTCAACCTAACATGCTTGTTATCAGAACAGAACAACCTGTTGAACAAAATGTTAAAAACAAATTAGCTCAATTTTGTGATGTTAATCCTGAAGCTGTGATTGAGTCTCGTGATGTTGAACATTTGTATCAAATTCCGCTTAATATGCAAGCGCAAGGAATGGATCAAATTGTCTGTGATCACCTAAAACTTGATGTGCCAAAAGCAGATATGACTGAGTGGACTCAAATGGTTGATAAAGTCATGAACTTGAAGAAAACAACTAAGATTGCCTTGGTTGGTAAATATGTTGAGCTTCCAGATGCTTACCTATCAGTTGTTGAAGCATTGAAACACTCAGGATATGTAAATGATTCTGCAATTGACTTAAACTGGGTTAATGCTAATGATGTCACTGAAAAAAATGTCGCTGACCTATTAGGAGATGTAGACGGTATCATTGTACCTGGTGGATTTGGTCATCGTGGAACAGAAGGTAAAATTCAAGCCATTCATTATGCGCGTGAAAATGATGTTCCAATGTTGGGTATCTGCTTGGGTATGCAATTAACATGTGTTGAATTTGCTAGAAATGTATTAGGACTTGAAAATGCTAATTCATCAGAATTAGATCCTGAAACGAAATACCCTGTTATTGATATCATGCGTGACCAAATTGATATTGAAGATATGGGTGGAACGTTGAGACTTGGCCTTTACCCATGTAAATTAAAACAAGGCTCAAAAGCTGCTGCAGCATATGATAATCAAGAAGTCGTGCAACGACGTCATCGTCATCGTTACGAGTTTAATACAAAATTCCGTGAACAATTTGAAGAGGCTGGCTTTGTCTTCTCAGGTGTTTCACCAGATAATCGTTTGATGGAAATTGTGGAATTACCAGATAAGAAATTCTTTGTGGCTGCCCAATACCATCCAGAATTACAAAGCCGTCCAAATCGTCCCGAAGAACTTTACACTGCTTTTGTAACTGCAGCTGTTGAAAATAAAGCATAG
- a CDS encoding thiol-activated cytolysin family protein: protein MRKYSKVAAVLSVAAIICNLATASAESNNKPSEPTSASDTSVSNTSSDSSSSSTGTEQGHTMSDETTLGKMADNPKQDKMLNSDKMIHTKPKEVPTESSKEETKKNEEKDHTNALNDGIYGLKYNELEVLAKNGETVENFVPKEGKKKADKFIVVERKKKDINTTPVDISIIDSVTDRTYPGALQLTNKNFTENKPDALITKRKPQTIHIDLPGMGDAATAEVENPTYANVSTTIDKLVNKWHDNHSGGNSLPARTQYSETMVYSKSQVEAALNVNSKILDGTLGVDFKSISKGEKKVMIAAYKQIFYTVSATLPNNPAAVFDKSVSFDELVKKGVSNSAPPLFVSNVAYGRTVFVKLETSSKSLDVEAAFSAALKGTDVKKTGKYSDILENSSFTALVLGGDAAEHNKVVTKDFNVIRNVIKDNATFSRINPAYPISYTSTFLKNNKIAGVNNRSEYVETTTTEYNSGKMKLINKGGFVAQFRVQWDEVDYDAAGKEILTKKSWDGNYQDRTSPFSTVIPLPANARNIKVFARECTGLAWEWWRTVLDDQNVKLAKEIEVSLWGTTLSPGGSIEYKN from the coding sequence ATAAGAAAATATAGTAAAGTAGCTGCTGTATTATCTGTAGCAGCCATCATATGTAATCTTGCAACAGCAAGTGCTGAATCCAATAATAAGCCTTCAGAGCCTACATCTGCTAGTGACACATCTGTAAGTAATACATCTAGTGATAGTAGCTCAAGTTCTACTGGTACTGAACAAGGACATACAATGTCAGATGAAACCACTTTAGGAAAAATGGCTGACAATCCTAAGCAAGATAAGATGCTTAATTCAGATAAGATGATTCATACTAAACCTAAAGAAGTACCAACGGAATCAAGCAAAGAAGAAACAAAAAAGAATGAAGAAAAAGATCACACCAATGCTTTAAATGATGGTATTTATGGGTTGAAATATAATGAATTGGAAGTATTGGCAAAAAATGGAGAAACGGTTGAAAATTTCGTTCCTAAAGAAGGAAAGAAAAAGGCAGATAAATTTATTGTTGTTGAAAGAAAGAAAAAAGACATTAATACAACACCAGTCGATATTTCTATCATTGATTCTGTGACTGACCGTACCTATCCAGGGGCTCTTCAGTTGACTAATAAAAATTTTACTGAAAATAAACCTGATGCACTAATCACAAAACGTAAACCACAAACGATTCATATTGATTTGCCAGGTATGGGAGATGCAGCTACAGCTGAAGTGGAAAATCCTACATATGCAAATGTTTCAACGACTATCGATAAGCTTGTTAATAAATGGCATGATAATCATTCAGGTGGTAATAGTTTACCTGCTCGTACACAGTATTCTGAAACGATGGTTTACTCAAAATCCCAAGTTGAGGCAGCTTTAAATGTTAATAGTAAAATCCTAGATGGGACATTGGGAGTTGATTTTAAATCTATCTCAAAAGGTGAAAAGAAGGTCATGATTGCTGCTTATAAACAAATCTTTTATACCGTATCAGCAACACTTCCTAACAATCCAGCAGCTGTTTTTGATAAATCTGTTAGCTTTGATGAATTAGTTAAAAAAGGTGTCAGCAATTCTGCACCACCATTGTTTGTAAGTAATGTCGCCTATGGTCGAACAGTCTTTGTAAAACTAGAAACAAGTTCTAAGAGTCTTGATGTTGAAGCAGCATTTAGTGCAGCTCTTAAAGGAACAGATGTTAAAAAAACTGGGAAATATTCAGATATTTTAGAGAATAGTTCATTTACCGCATTAGTATTAGGTGGTGATGCGGCAGAACATAATAAAGTAGTCACTAAAGATTTTAATGTCATCAGAAATGTGATTAAAGATAATGCAACCTTTAGTCGTATAAATCCAGCATATCCTATCTCATATACAAGTACTTTTCTTAAAAACAATAAAATTGCTGGAGTCAATAATAGAAGTGAATATGTCGAAACAACGACTACTGAATACAATAGTGGAAAAATGAAACTTATTAATAAAGGTGGCTTTGTTGCACAATTCAGAGTTCAATGGGATGAGGTTGACTATGATGCAGCAGGTAAGGAAATCTTGACAAAGAAATCATGGGATGGCAATTATCAAGATAGAACCTCACCATTTTCAACGGTAATTCCACTTCCTGCAAATGCTCGAAACATTAAAGTATTTGCTAGAGAATGTACAGGCTTAGCCTGGGAATGGTGGAGAACGGTCCTTGATGATCAAAATGTTAAATTAGCAAAAGAAATTGAAGTCAGTCTATGGGGTACAACGCTTTCTCCTGGAGGAAGTATTGAGTATAAAAATTAG
- a CDS encoding NAD glycohydrolase inhibitor, with protein sequence MYNCPSGYEKYIPLFNKTLDKETLTRYFVGQDKKYRLNNRESLMSDISDTEFILEYCLYPVFLQGKTDIKDLTQETLLNMSTSNDPIQIYQALLFLNSQNMLLQYYEAVPFIIEQEPILSNIKKAIDDTALVNKMKTYQVGEFAQYKDSLFDMLERVLQTF encoded by the coding sequence ATGTATAACTGTCCAAGTGGTTATGAAAAGTACATACCATTATTTAACAAAACACTTGATAAGGAGACATTAACCCGTTATTTTGTTGGTCAAGATAAGAAATACCGACTAAACAATCGAGAATCATTGATGTCTGACATCTCTGATACTGAATTTATTTTAGAATATTGTCTTTATCCCGTATTTTTACAAGGAAAGACTGACATCAAAGATCTGACACAAGAGACACTTCTTAATATGTCTACGAGTAATGATCCTATTCAGATCTATCAAGCCTTACTATTTCTCAACTCTCAAAATATGTTACTTCAATACTATGAAGCTGTTCCTTTCATAATCGAACAAGAACCCATTTTATCCAATATCAAAAAAGCGATAGACGATACTGCTTTAGTAAACAAAATGAAAACCTATCAAGTTGGAGAATTTGCACAATATAAAGACAGTTTGTTTGATATGTTAGAGAGAGTTTTACAAACATTCTAA
- a CDS encoding nicotine adenine dinucleotide glycohydrolase, which translates to MSAVSSRAEYYRMYESRQYHYKKEFVENLKKVYLESGASHVISKKDLISAFDNPSRGYSIGRQEHGLFVTSIAEDNAHLHDDKGALKALQEIEEIKGVDKGKYNDGAYQFEYDATLTKTINQLGFIRTANGDTPGASSLNIPGCQTFAGKNIQNSESELIFLSIDVKGISSKKVLAAIKSKGYYEIVNPKIITPKGERKQVDGHFKIKLLEARK; encoded by the coding sequence ATGTCAGCTGTTTCTTCTAGAGCAGAATACTACAGAATGTATGAAAGTCGTCAATATCATTATAAAAAAGAATTTGTTGAAAATCTCAAAAAAGTATACTTAGAATCAGGTGCATCACACGTTATCAGTAAAAAAGACTTGATTTCTGCATTTGACAATCCAAGTAGAGGTTATTCAATTGGTAGACAAGAACATGGGCTGTTTGTCACAAGTATTGCTGAGGATAATGCTCATCTTCATGATGATAAAGGAGCCTTAAAAGCCTTACAAGAAATTGAAGAGATTAAGGGTGTTGATAAAGGGAAATACAATGATGGCGCTTATCAATTTGAATACGATGCGACACTTACTAAAACTATTAATCAATTAGGATTTATCAGGACTGCAAACGGGGATACCCCAGGAGCTAGCTCCTTAAATATTCCAGGATGTCAGACATTTGCCGGTAAAAATATTCAAAATTCTGAGAGTGAACTCATCTTTCTTTCAATTGATGTCAAAGGTATTTCTTCGAAAAAAGTATTAGCAGCTATCAAATCAAAAGGCTACTATGAAATTGTTAATCCAAAGATTATTACACCTAAAGGTGAGCGAAAACAAGTTGATGGTCATTTTAAAATTAAACTATTGGAAGCTAGAAAGTAG